One genomic window of Coleofasciculus sp. FACHB-1120 includes the following:
- the recG gene encoding ATP-dependent DNA helicase RecG has product MQIESPDWLRLQKALSVEAERGFTDLMGKQYRFSEFLCLEFGKAPSFLPLIERHRWQEMASQFARYPNLTLSQRQHLVVETRRFLHQMQQVMERQERSRSHQRNEDNQQEVETLQSSPSPATPIPRTTPLVQSNVAISLDQPLTSLPDVGIRKGGYLAKLDLHTVRDILFYYPRDHIDYARQVNISELEAGETVTLIGTVKRCTCFSSPKNKKLTIMQVVLKDRTGQISLSRFFAGSRYSNRGWQEGIKNRYPQGAVVAASGLVKKSQYGLTLDDPQLEVLANPGDPIDSHTIGRVVPVYPLTEGVAADMVRQAVIAALPAAAQLKDPLPAVLRDGYGLMKLSDAIANIHFPADSAAKEAARRRLVFDEFFYLQLGFLLRRQAQRQKQSSAILAPRGKLIEQFHEVLPFRLTGAQQRVLNDILNDLQSSTPMNRLVQGDVGSGKTVVAVIAILAAIQSGYQAALMAPTEVLAEQHYRKLVSWFNLLYLPVELLTGSTKTAKRRQIHAHLETGELPLLVGTHALIQEKVSFHKLGLVVIDEQHRFGVEQRALLQQKGEQPHVLTMTATPIPRTLALTVHGDLDVSQIDEMPPGRQAIHTTVLTGKERTNAYDLICREVAQGRQAYIVLPLIEESEKLDVRSAVEEHQRLSESIFPQFQVGLLHGRMSSAEKDEAITRFRDNQTQIIVSTTVIEVGVDVPNATVMMIENAERFGLSQLHQLRGRVGRGAAQSFCLLMSSTKTADARYRLNVLEQSQDGFFIAEMDMRLRGPGQVLGTRQSGVPDFALASLVEDQEVLNIARDAAEKVMAQDANLERSPLLKAELDYRYQRLMGGAILT; this is encoded by the coding sequence ATGCAAATAGAATCACCGGATTGGCTGCGATTGCAGAAAGCCCTTTCAGTCGAGGCAGAACGGGGCTTTACGGACTTAATGGGGAAACAATATCGTTTCAGTGAATTCTTATGCCTAGAGTTCGGTAAAGCTCCATCGTTTTTGCCACTAATCGAACGACATCGGTGGCAGGAGATGGCGTCTCAGTTTGCCCGTTACCCGAACCTCACCCTCTCCCAGCGACAACACTTGGTCGTTGAAACGCGGCGATTTCTCCACCAAATGCAACAAGTGATGGAGAGGCAAGAGCGATCGCGATCGCATCAACGAAATGAAGACAATCAGCAAGAAGTAGAAACCCTTCAATCGTCTCCATCCCCGGCTACCCCAATTCCGCGCACCACGCCCCTTGTCCAGTCCAACGTAGCGATTTCTCTTGACCAACCGCTGACCAGTTTGCCAGATGTGGGAATCAGAAAAGGCGGGTATTTAGCCAAGCTGGATCTACATACAGTGCGGGATATCCTCTTTTATTACCCCCGCGACCACATTGACTATGCGCGTCAGGTGAATATCTCTGAGCTGGAAGCGGGTGAAACGGTGACACTGATAGGAACGGTGAAGCGCTGTACCTGCTTTAGTAGCCCAAAAAACAAGAAATTAACCATAATGCAGGTGGTGCTGAAAGATCGCACGGGTCAAATCAGCCTCAGCCGCTTTTTTGCAGGTTCTCGCTACAGCAATCGCGGCTGGCAAGAAGGAATCAAAAATCGGTATCCCCAAGGGGCAGTCGTGGCGGCTTCTGGCTTGGTGAAGAAAAGCCAATATGGTCTGACTTTGGACGATCCACAACTGGAAGTTTTGGCAAACCCTGGAGACCCGATTGATTCCCACACCATTGGTCGGGTGGTGCCGGTGTATCCCCTAACAGAGGGCGTAGCGGCAGATATGGTGAGGCAGGCGGTCATTGCTGCTCTCCCCGCCGCCGCCCAGCTCAAAGATCCTTTACCCGCGGTTTTACGGGATGGGTATGGATTGATGAAGTTGTCGGATGCGATCGCCAACATCCATTTTCCTGCTGACAGTGCCGCCAAGGAAGCCGCCCGTCGCCGTTTAGTCTTCGATGAGTTTTTCTACCTTCAATTGGGTTTCCTCCTCCGTCGCCAAGCCCAACGCCAAAAGCAGTCCAGCGCTATCTTAGCTCCCAGAGGAAAGCTGATTGAACAATTCCACGAAGTTTTGCCTTTTCGATTAACGGGTGCCCAACAGCGGGTACTCAACGACATCCTCAACGATTTGCAATCATCCACCCCAATGAATCGGTTGGTGCAAGGCGATGTCGGTTCTGGTAAAACTGTCGTGGCAGTTATTGCCATCCTCGCCGCGATTCAATCCGGCTACCAAGCGGCGCTGATGGCTCCCACTGAAGTTTTGGCAGAACAGCACTATCGCAAGTTAGTCAGTTGGTTCAATCTTCTGTACTTGCCCGTAGAACTACTGACAGGTTCCACCAAAACTGCCAAGCGCCGCCAAATTCATGCCCATCTAGAAACAGGCGAACTGCCCCTATTAGTCGGGACTCATGCTCTGATTCAAGAGAAAGTCAGTTTTCATAAGCTGGGATTGGTAGTGATTGACGAACAGCACCGTTTTGGAGTGGAACAACGGGCGCTGTTGCAGCAAAAAGGCGAACAACCCCATGTATTAACCATGACCGCTACGCCAATTCCCCGCACCCTGGCGCTGACAGTACATGGGGATTTGGATGTGAGCCAGATTGATGAGATGCCACCCGGTCGGCAAGCAATTCATACGACCGTACTCACGGGCAAAGAACGCACCAATGCCTACGATCTCATCTGCCGCGAAGTTGCTCAAGGGCGTCAAGCATATATCGTCTTACCCCTGATTGAAGAATCGGAAAAGTTGGATGTGCGTTCGGCAGTTGAGGAGCATCAGCGCCTCTCAGAAAGTATTTTCCCTCAGTTCCAAGTAGGATTGCTGCACGGTCGTATGAGTTCAGCGGAAAAAGATGAGGCAATTACCCGATTCCGCGATAACCAGACTCAAATCATTGTCTCTACTACGGTGATTGAAGTGGGTGTGGATGTGCCGAATGCAACGGTGATGATGATTGAGAATGCCGAACGTTTTGGCTTATCGCAGTTACACCAGTTGCGGGGGCGCGTCGGTCGCGGTGCCGCTCAATCTTTCTGCCTTCTGATGAGCAGCACCAAAACCGCAGATGCTCGTTACCGGCTCAATGTATTAGAACAATCCCAAGACGGCTTTTTTATTGCTGAGATGGATATGCGGCTGCGCGGCCCCGGTCAAGTGCTGGGAACTCGCCAGTCTGGGGTGCCAGATTTTGCCTTGGCGAGTTTGGTGGAAGATCAGGAAGTATTGAATATCGCGCGGGATGCTGCTGAGAAAGTGATGGCACAAGATGCCAACTTAGAGCGATCGCCCTTATTAAAAGCTGAGTTAGATTATCGTTACCAGCGCTTAATGGGCGGGGCAATCTTAACATGA
- a CDS encoding DUF6798 domain-containing protein, whose translation MSSASKILTPPSQRVSVFEPKLSIPIYTLIFFLCSLLQTGYAVYVQNQALQIPLVHFLNNPSLYPNDPFGATLPYYSSTLWYGVALLHRFIPLEPLLLTLFLFERFLVIYAAGRLAQAFAPQSKLAVVGAMALIALAISPIIGSGTVVEDYFEQTGFSIPFFLLGIASFYKERPLPCAIWLAIGFNLNSMYGVYALTYLGAVFLLDSTYQRDWKKWTLFFGLFLLLASPVIYLTAVAFGREAVDKQLWLAASKFRFPHHLYPLAWGKENFARFSILIGLLISILYQNRQRVGKLFKYSAIWAGVSGLWVLYAFVAAYIAKSPSMIVMHPGRATDLWYCLAGIALTSGCAVQLEASRGKARWLLAALVFGSSILIWHQVVGTYIIAVCLMAFTFRPVWYYILGRGSTNRVALLLTLVVFLMGVKSFRYRISQTGSFDAALIRRPSSSIEEVVNWASANTPLDAQFLVELVSDPGLPGWEEFRGLAKRPVFVTWKDGSGILWDRPYVQAWAERLNALGFDVTKEESENSKNKLKTLYEELRDEDIKRLQSRFIINYWIVPVNHPSTFPVAFQNLSYKVLKLQ comes from the coding sequence ATGTCGAGTGCAAGCAAAATCCTGACACCACCTAGCCAAAGAGTATCGGTATTTGAGCCAAAACTATCTATCCCTATCTATACATTAATATTTTTTCTCTGTTCATTACTTCAAACAGGATATGCCGTTTATGTCCAAAACCAAGCCCTCCAGATCCCCCTTGTTCATTTCCTGAACAACCCTTCTCTTTATCCAAACGATCCATTTGGTGCCACTCTACCCTACTATTCCTCGACGCTCTGGTATGGAGTGGCATTGCTTCATCGCTTTATCCCACTAGAACCCTTACTGCTAACGTTATTTTTATTTGAAAGATTTTTAGTCATCTACGCAGCAGGACGACTCGCTCAAGCTTTTGCACCCCAATCTAAACTGGCGGTTGTTGGTGCAATGGCACTAATCGCATTAGCAATCAGTCCGATTATTGGTTCGGGCACTGTAGTTGAAGACTACTTTGAGCAAACAGGCTTTTCTATACCTTTTTTCTTATTAGGAATCGCTTCATTTTATAAAGAGCGACCCTTACCATGCGCTATTTGGCTAGCCATCGGATTTAATCTGAATAGTATGTATGGAGTTTACGCCTTAACATACTTGGGAGCAGTGTTTCTCCTTGACTCTACTTACCAGAGAGACTGGAAAAAATGGACGTTATTTTTCGGTTTGTTCCTCTTGTTAGCTTCGCCAGTTATATATCTTACTGCTGTTGCCTTTGGTCGAGAAGCCGTTGATAAACAATTGTGGCTGGCAGCGAGCAAATTTCGTTTTCCCCATCATCTTTATCCGCTAGCTTGGGGCAAAGAGAATTTCGCTCGTTTTAGTATTTTAATTGGATTGCTCATCTCTATCCTCTATCAGAATCGGCAGAGAGTTGGAAAGCTATTTAAATATAGTGCAATCTGGGCTGGAGTAAGCGGCCTTTGGGTATTGTATGCGTTTGTAGCTGCCTACATTGCCAAATCACCTTCAATGATAGTCATGCATCCTGGAAGAGCGACTGACTTGTGGTACTGCTTAGCGGGAATTGCACTGACTTCAGGGTGTGCCGTTCAACTAGAAGCAAGTAGAGGTAAAGCAAGGTGGCTTCTCGCTGCATTAGTCTTCGGCTCCAGCATTCTAATTTGGCATCAAGTTGTTGGAACCTACATCATTGCAGTTTGTTTGATGGCGTTTACTTTCCGACCCGTATGGTACTACATTCTTGGTCGGGGCAGTACTAACCGTGTAGCTTTGTTGCTAACACTGGTAGTTTTTCTGATGGGAGTTAAGAGCTTTCGATATCGGATATCACAAACTGGAAGTTTTGACGCAGCTTTGATTAGGCGACCTTCATCTTCTATAGAAGAAGTTGTTAACTGGGCAAGTGCTAATACTCCCTTAGATGCACAATTCTTAGTAGAGTTGGTTTCCGATCCAGGCTTGCCTGGTTGGGAAGAGTTTCGAGGTCTGGCAAAGCGCCCGGTTTTTGTAACGTGGAAAGATGGTTCAGGCATACTTTGGGATCGACCCTATGTACAAGCTTGGGCAGAACGCCTGAATGCCCTCGGTTTTGATGTTACTAAGGAAGAGTCCGAGAATTCTAAAAATAAGCTCAAAACTCTGTATGAAGAACTTCGAGATGAGGATATTAAACGGCTTCAATCCCGCTTTATCATTAACTATTGGATTGTTCCAGTGAATCACCCTTCTACGTTTCCTGTGGCTTTTCAAAATCTTTCTTACAAGGTACTGAAACTCCAATAA
- a CDS encoding ABC transporter permease: protein MKYGRETLAVCQRILVELLRRRRSLIFWCIFPVSVLLINGVILAENAKLSMAEAFETAAPSTLVGAALFFSCLGGSVATVVAEREQQTLKRLFISPLSGTSYFLGIFLAHSCIGVGQAILVYTIAAFWNARFQGSIVLGTAIIFLSIISYVGVGFILGTQFARRTEDVNALVAAFGVPLLILGGAFLPTSLFSKTLLELAKFNPIYHMNEALIGVSADGSGFGEIASHFWFLCVFAILMVVGGWLSYQRMLSVERRL from the coding sequence ATGAAATACGGGCGTGAAACGCTGGCAGTTTGCCAGCGAATTTTGGTTGAATTATTACGACGGCGACGCAGCCTGATTTTTTGGTGTATTTTTCCAGTCTCTGTTTTGCTGATTAATGGGGTAATTCTGGCAGAAAATGCCAAGCTGTCTATGGCTGAGGCTTTTGAAACGGCTGCTCCCTCAACACTGGTGGGTGCTGCACTATTTTTTAGTTGCTTGGGTGGCAGTGTAGCAACCGTGGTGGCAGAGAGAGAACAGCAAACGCTCAAACGTCTTTTTATCTCACCGCTCAGCGGAACGTCTTATTTCTTAGGAATTTTTCTAGCTCACAGCTGCATTGGTGTCGGTCAAGCCATTTTAGTTTATACGATTGCTGCCTTTTGGAATGCTCGGTTTCAGGGTTCTATTGTGTTAGGAACCGCAATTATCTTTCTAAGTATTATTTCCTATGTTGGAGTCGGGTTTATTCTGGGTACGCAGTTTGCTCGTCGCACTGAGGATGTCAATGCTTTAGTGGCAGCATTTGGGGTGCCATTATTAATTTTAGGAGGGGCCTTTTTACCGACCTCGCTGTTTTCTAAGACGCTGCTAGAACTTGCTAAGTTTAATCCAATTTATCACATGAATGAAGCCTTAATAGGGGTTTCTGCGGACGGCAGTGGATTTGGAGAAATTGCATCTCATTTTTGGTTTTTATGTGTGTTTGCAATTTTGATGGTTGTAGGAGGATGGCTATCCTACCAGCGGATGCTGAGTGTTGAAAGAAGACTGTGA
- a CDS encoding ATP-binding cassette domain-containing protein: MLRIEKLNKSYGTRPVLQDLTLHIPPGEIYGLLGPNGAGKTTTINIICNLLRADSGEIKINNQPVSNATKNMIGVAPQENLLYKTLSCEENLHFFARIYGLTNQQRRQQVEASLAAVNLLDRARSPVETLSGGMQRRLNIAVALVHQPKLIVLDEPTTGLDIEARYEIWELIRHLKNQGITILLTTHLLDEAERLCQKIGILKGGSILAEGSLTELRKLVPAVEVVVVETPEEEQAIARAKKYNFTSRRYGNDLAFWLPEHLELKEIISCFDGIPLDSIARQPVRLEHIYVEVTQG, encoded by the coding sequence GTGCTACGAATTGAGAAGCTAAATAAATCTTACGGAACTCGACCTGTTTTACAGGATTTAACGCTGCATATTCCCCCTGGCGAAATTTACGGTTTACTGGGACCCAATGGAGCGGGAAAAACCACAACAATTAATATAATTTGTAATTTATTGCGGGCGGATAGTGGAGAAATTAAGATTAATAACCAACCTGTCTCAAACGCAACCAAAAATATGATAGGGGTTGCACCGCAAGAAAATTTACTTTATAAAACCCTAAGTTGTGAGGAAAATCTCCATTTCTTTGCTCGGATTTATGGCTTAACAAATCAGCAGCGGCGTCAACAGGTAGAAGCAAGTTTAGCGGCTGTCAATTTATTAGATAGAGCGAGAAGTCCGGTGGAAACGTTGAGTGGTGGAATGCAGCGGCGGTTAAATATTGCTGTTGCTTTGGTACATCAGCCTAAGCTGATCGTTCTAGATGAACCCACGACTGGGTTGGATATTGAAGCGCGTTATGAAATTTGGGAGTTAATTCGGCATCTGAAAAATCAGGGGATTACAATTCTGCTCACGACTCATTTGTTAGATGAAGCCGAACGCCTTTGTCAAAAAATCGGGATTCTTAAAGGCGGTAGTATTTTGGCGGAGGGAAGTTTAACAGAACTGCGGAAATTAGTGCCAGCAGTGGAAGTTGTGGTGGTGGAGACGCCGGAGGAGGAACAAGCGATCGCTCGCGCTAAAAAATATAATTTCACTTCTCGGCGCTATGGGAATGACTTAGCTTTTTGGCTACCAGAACATCTAGAACTGAAGGAAATTATCTCCTGTTTTGATGGAATCCCTCTCGATTCGATTGCTCGGCAACCTGTAAGGTTAGAGCATATTTATGTTGAGGTAACGCAGGGTTAA
- a CDS encoding aldo/keto reductase encodes MERRQLGTSDIQISPIVMGTWQAGKKMWVGIEDTDTIKAIQGAFDAGITTVDTAEVYGEGHSEQIVAQALSEVRDQVVYATKVFANHLKYDQVIEACDRSLKNLKTDYIDLYQIHWPSGVFKSEIVPIEETMSALNHLKEQGKIRAIGVSNFSRVQLEEAAQYGRIDSLQPPYSLFWRWVEKDAMPYCVENKISILAYSPLAQGLLTGKFGSDHQFDPADNRAKNKLFQRENYKRAQQALDKLRPIAERHQCSLAQLALAWLIAQPQANAIAGARNTQQVVDNAKAGDIQLSVDELQEIDAIGRIVTDPLDDSPIMWNW; translated from the coding sequence ATGGAAAGACGACAGTTAGGCACTTCCGACATTCAAATTTCTCCAATTGTCATGGGTACATGGCAAGCTGGCAAGAAGATGTGGGTGGGAATTGAAGACACGGACACGATCAAAGCAATCCAAGGGGCATTTGATGCCGGTATCACCACCGTTGATACCGCTGAAGTCTACGGTGAGGGCCACTCTGAGCAGATTGTCGCCCAAGCGCTCTCAGAGGTGCGCGACCAAGTGGTTTATGCAACTAAGGTGTTTGCCAATCATCTCAAGTACGACCAAGTCATTGAAGCATGCGATCGCTCTCTCAAAAACCTGAAAACCGACTATATCGACCTATACCAAATTCACTGGCCTTCTGGGGTGTTCAAGAGCGAAATAGTCCCCATTGAAGAAACCATGAGCGCCCTCAACCATCTGAAGGAACAAGGTAAAATTCGGGCAATTGGTGTTTCTAATTTCTCCCGCGTCCAATTGGAAGAAGCCGCTCAGTATGGACGCATTGATAGTTTGCAACCGCCTTATTCCCTATTTTGGCGTTGGGTGGAAAAGGATGCCATGCCTTACTGCGTTGAAAACAAGATTTCAATTCTTGCTTATTCGCCCCTCGCTCAAGGATTGTTAACTGGAAAATTCGGTTCCGATCATCAATTCGATCCAGCGGATAATCGTGCGAAAAATAAGCTCTTTCAAAGGGAAAACTACAAACGCGCCCAGCAAGCTTTAGACAAACTGCGTCCGATTGCCGAACGCCATCAGTGTAGCCTTGCTCAACTAGCATTGGCGTGGTTAATTGCCCAACCGCAAGCGAATGCGATCGCTGGTGCGAGAAATACCCAACAAGTTGTGGACAACGCCAAAGCGGGTGATATTCAACTATCGGTTGATGAATTACAGGAAATTGACGCAATTGGGCGGATTGTCACCGATCCTCTAGACGATAGCCCTATCATGTGGAATTGGTAA
- a CDS encoding DUF1802 family protein: protein MQSTTTTTTTTHALKEWAVAVNALEQGKTIMLLRKGGIREENNRFTVAETEVLLYPTYEHQQPDLLKAEYSNLVQPVASGWHPETIRIGAWAEITDILPVSEESAVRGLLPYHIWNEQFVSDRLKWKPRQPIYVLLLRTYKLPEAQIIAYRPEYGGCKSWIDLASAIAIEDAKPVLDDAEYAQQVTTIRQIANLGLMH from the coding sequence ATGCAATCCACCACGACCACTACAACCACAACCCACGCCCTCAAAGAATGGGCAGTTGCGGTGAATGCCTTAGAACAAGGCAAAACGATTATGTTGCTACGCAAAGGCGGCATCCGCGAGGAAAACAACCGCTTCACCGTTGCCGAAACAGAAGTTTTGCTCTACCCAACTTATGAACATCAACAGCCCGATTTGCTGAAAGCCGAATATTCCAATCTAGTGCAACCCGTCGCCTCCGGTTGGCATCCAGAAACCATCCGAATCGGTGCGTGGGCTGAAATTACTGATATTTTGCCCGTGAGTGAAGAATCAGCAGTGAGAGGGCTGCTACCTTACCATATTTGGAACGAGCAATTTGTAAGCGATCGCCTCAAATGGAAGCCGCGTCAGCCGATTTATGTGCTGCTACTACGTACTTACAAACTCCCCGAAGCACAGATTATCGCTTACCGCCCGGAATATGGAGGTTGCAAGTCGTGGATCGATCTTGCAAGCGCGATCGCCATTGAGGACGCAAAACCTGTTTTAGATGATGCAGAATATGCCCAGCAAGTAACAACGATTCGACAAATTGCGAATTTAGGACTGATGCACTGA